A window of Phycodurus eques isolate BA_2022a chromosome 5, UOR_Pequ_1.1, whole genome shotgun sequence contains these coding sequences:
- the ehf gene encoding ETS homologous factor isoform X1, producing the protein MSITSKTTLDSQLITNHWASTNYYHHDVPVVMSGYTSSHLWPHNSQPQSWSKYQVWEWLQQVMDVNQIDASNIPFQNFDMDGHQLCNLTYQDFVHAAGSLGPMLFHSITQLKWTEYHVEIGQVELRPELDIFCPFSEVNYPQTDVYDSSIHPHVPAVSPTPSSPEIKMSYSRQHQLKKHNPRSTHLWEFIRDILLHPESNPGLIKWEDRTEGVFRFLKSEDVAQLWGKKKNNSSMTYEKLSRAMRYYYKREILERVDGRRLVYKFGRNARGWKESEK; encoded by the exons ATGAGCATCACTTCTAAAACCACTCTGGACAGTCAGCTAATCACTAACCATTGGGCTTCTACCAACTATTATCATCATGATG TTCCAGTGGTGATGTCTGGGTACACCAGTAGTCACCTGTGGCCTCATAATTCACAGCCGCAGTCCTGGAGTAAATATCAAGTGTGGGAGTGGCTGCAGCAGGTCATGGACGTAAACCAGATTGATGCCTCCAACATCCCCTTCCAAAATTTTGATATGGATGGCCACCAGCTCTGCAACCTCACCTACCAGGACTTTGTCCATGCTGCAGGAAGCCTGGGACCCATGCTCTTCCACAGCATAACACAGCTCAAGTGGACAG AATACCATGTGGAAATTGGTCAAGTGGAACTAAGACCAGAAT tagACATTTTCTGTCCATTTTCAGAAGTCAATTATCCACAAACAG ATGTCTATGACTCATCGATTCACCCTCATGTTCCAGCTGTCTCGCCTACCCCTTCCAGCCCTG AAATCAAAATGTCCTACAGTCGTCAGCATCAGCTCAAAAAACACA ATCCAAGGTCAACCCATTTGTGGGAATTCATCAGAGACATTCTACTGCATCCTGAAAGCAACCCAGGCCTGATCAAGTGGGAGGATCGGACAGAAGGGGTATTTCGCTTTCTTAAATCAGAGGATGTGGCACAGTTGTGGggcaagaagaaaaacaacagcagcatgACCTATGAAAAGCTGAGTCGGGCAATGAG atATTACTACAAAAGGGAAATCCTAGAACGAGTAGACGGGCGCAGACTCGTGTACAAATTTGGTAGGAATGCCAGAGGATGGAAGGAGTCTgagaaataa
- the ehf gene encoding ETS homologous factor isoform X2: MSITSKTTLDSQLITNHWASTNYYHHDVPVVMSGYTSSHLWPHNSQPQSWSKYQVWEWLQQVMDVNQIDASNIPFQNFDMDGHQLCNLTYQDFVHAAGSLGPMLFHSITQLKWTEYHVEIGQVELRPELDIFCPFSEVNYPQTDPRSTHLWEFIRDILLHPESNPGLIKWEDRTEGVFRFLKSEDVAQLWGKKKNNSSMTYEKLSRAMRYYYKREILERVDGRRLVYKFGRNARGWKESEK, translated from the exons ATGAGCATCACTTCTAAAACCACTCTGGACAGTCAGCTAATCACTAACCATTGGGCTTCTACCAACTATTATCATCATGATG TTCCAGTGGTGATGTCTGGGTACACCAGTAGTCACCTGTGGCCTCATAATTCACAGCCGCAGTCCTGGAGTAAATATCAAGTGTGGGAGTGGCTGCAGCAGGTCATGGACGTAAACCAGATTGATGCCTCCAACATCCCCTTCCAAAATTTTGATATGGATGGCCACCAGCTCTGCAACCTCACCTACCAGGACTTTGTCCATGCTGCAGGAAGCCTGGGACCCATGCTCTTCCACAGCATAACACAGCTCAAGTGGACAG AATACCATGTGGAAATTGGTCAAGTGGAACTAAGACCAGAAT tagACATTTTCTGTCCATTTTCAGAAGTCAATTATCCACAAACAG ATCCAAGGTCAACCCATTTGTGGGAATTCATCAGAGACATTCTACTGCATCCTGAAAGCAACCCAGGCCTGATCAAGTGGGAGGATCGGACAGAAGGGGTATTTCGCTTTCTTAAATCAGAGGATGTGGCACAGTTGTGGggcaagaagaaaaacaacagcagcatgACCTATGAAAAGCTGAGTCGGGCAATGAG atATTACTACAAAAGGGAAATCCTAGAACGAGTAGACGGGCGCAGACTCGTGTACAAATTTGGTAGGAATGCCAGAGGATGGAAGGAGTCTgagaaataa
- the ehf gene encoding ETS homologous factor isoform X3: MMPQSWSKYQVWEWLQQVMDVNQIDASNIPFQNFDMDGHQLCNLTYQDFVHAAGSLGPMLFHSITQLKWTEYHVEIGQVELRPELDIFCPFSEVNYPQTDVYDSSIHPHVPAVSPTPSSPEIKMSYSRQHQLKKHNPRSTHLWEFIRDILLHPESNPGLIKWEDRTEGVFRFLKSEDVAQLWGKKKNNSSMTYEKLSRAMRYYYKREILERVDGRRLVYKFGRNARGWKESEK, encoded by the exons ATGATG CCGCAGTCCTGGAGTAAATATCAAGTGTGGGAGTGGCTGCAGCAGGTCATGGACGTAAACCAGATTGATGCCTCCAACATCCCCTTCCAAAATTTTGATATGGATGGCCACCAGCTCTGCAACCTCACCTACCAGGACTTTGTCCATGCTGCAGGAAGCCTGGGACCCATGCTCTTCCACAGCATAACACAGCTCAAGTGGACAG AATACCATGTGGAAATTGGTCAAGTGGAACTAAGACCAGAAT tagACATTTTCTGTCCATTTTCAGAAGTCAATTATCCACAAACAG ATGTCTATGACTCATCGATTCACCCTCATGTTCCAGCTGTCTCGCCTACCCCTTCCAGCCCTG AAATCAAAATGTCCTACAGTCGTCAGCATCAGCTCAAAAAACACA ATCCAAGGTCAACCCATTTGTGGGAATTCATCAGAGACATTCTACTGCATCCTGAAAGCAACCCAGGCCTGATCAAGTGGGAGGATCGGACAGAAGGGGTATTTCGCTTTCTTAAATCAGAGGATGTGGCACAGTTGTGGggcaagaagaaaaacaacagcagcatgACCTATGAAAAGCTGAGTCGGGCAATGAG atATTACTACAAAAGGGAAATCCTAGAACGAGTAGACGGGCGCAGACTCGTGTACAAATTTGGTAGGAATGCCAGAGGATGGAAGGAGTCTgagaaataa